A region of Elusimicrobiota bacterium DNA encodes the following proteins:
- a CDS encoding GlsB/YeaQ/YmgE family stress response membrane protein, translating to MGIVGTVVLGFLAGIVAKVLMPGKAPGGLVVTTSLGIGGAGLASYLRHRFHWTFSRDPHGFLAAVAGAFFILMVYRLVFHRRK from the coding sequence ATGGGAATTGTTGGGACTGTCGTGCTCGGATTCCTGGCGGGGATTGTCGCGAAGGTGTTGATGCCGGGAAAGGCCCCCGGAGGGCTGGTCGTTACGACGTCATTGGGGATTGGCGGGGCCGGCTTGGCTTCCTATTTAAGGCATCGGTTTCACTGGACTTTCAGCCGTGATCCCCACGGGTTTTTGGCCGCCGTGGCCGGCGCCTTCTTCATTCTCATGGTTTACCGGTTGGTTTTTCATCGAAGGAAATAA
- a CDS encoding signal peptidase I has translation MKITDLLALAVSILVIVSVWKVFVKAGQPGWASLIPFFNLYVLIKIAGKPGWWLLLMLIPLINLVFFLLVTLGLAERFGKGAGFGVGLFLLPFIFWPILAFGDDLATPKAV, from the coding sequence ATGAAAATCACAGACTTGTTGGCATTGGCGGTCTCGATACTGGTCATCGTCAGCGTTTGGAAGGTTTTTGTCAAGGCGGGACAGCCGGGATGGGCCAGTTTGATTCCCTTCTTTAACCTCTACGTTCTGATAAAGATCGCCGGCAAACCCGGATGGTGGTTATTGTTGATGCTGATCCCCCTCATCAACCTGGTCTTTTTCTTACTCGTGACCTTGGGTTTGGCAGAGCGTTTTGGAAAAGGCGCTGGGTTCGGCGTTGGCCTTTTTCTTCTTCCCTTCATCTTCTGGCCCATCCTCGCCTTTGGGGACGACCTCGCTACGCCGAAAGCGGTTTAA
- a CDS encoding DEAD/DEAH box helicase: MPGDPPALEGRDILGCAQTGSGKTAAFAFPVLHHLLTKEGDGLRALVLVPTRELAVQVERTFQECGRYTRFKTAVVIGGVSHSGQVRSIQSGASILVATPGRLLDHMRQGNFSLKYIEQLVLDEADRMLDMGFLPDIKAVLKHVPTERQTQLFSATLHEDVERIAAFATRNPLRVEVARPSTVAEGISQILYPVIQSQKAGLLLALLKETEMRSILVFTRTKHGADKVASRLQEEGYRVGTLHSNRSQNQRQKAMDDFRQMRTQILVATDIAARGIDVKNISHVVNFDVPRFPEDYVHRVGRTARAYGVGDALMFVDPQEESFVKGIERFIAIVFPRATLPDFQYNKPPKHGPPGFHRRAPQGEIGWSFRGRASQGQKGRSSQGHGQKNRSSHGGPSSHRQGPAGGKDRPSSQAPQRPVRVRGGFRWK; encoded by the coding sequence ATCCCAGGCGATCCCCCCGCCCTGGAAGGACGTGACATCCTGGGGTGCGCCCAGACCGGGAGCGGAAAAACGGCGGCTTTCGCATTCCCCGTCCTTCACCATCTATTGACCAAAGAAGGGGACGGCTTGCGCGCCCTCGTGCTGGTCCCCACGCGAGAATTGGCGGTGCAGGTCGAGCGAACTTTTCAGGAATGCGGGCGATATACCCGGTTTAAAACGGCCGTGGTCATTGGCGGTGTCAGCCACTCCGGGCAAGTCCGGTCCATTCAGAGCGGGGCCAGCATCCTGGTGGCCACCCCGGGCCGCCTCTTGGATCACATGCGCCAGGGCAACTTTTCCTTGAAATACATTGAACAATTGGTTTTAGACGAGGCCGACCGCATGCTGGACATGGGGTTCCTTCCCGACATAAAAGCCGTCCTCAAACACGTGCCCACGGAACGCCAAACACAGCTTTTCTCAGCCACTCTTCATGAGGATGTGGAACGTATTGCCGCTTTCGCCACGCGCAATCCCCTGCGGGTGGAAGTCGCCCGCCCTTCAACGGTGGCAGAGGGCATCAGCCAGATCCTTTACCCCGTCATTCAATCACAGAAAGCCGGCCTTCTTTTGGCTCTCTTGAAAGAAACGGAAATGCGTTCGATCCTGGTTTTTACCCGAACAAAGCACGGGGCGGACAAGGTGGCCTCCCGACTGCAAGAAGAGGGCTACCGGGTCGGCACTCTCCACTCCAACCGTTCCCAAAACCAACGACAAAAAGCCATGGACGACTTCCGGCAAATGCGCACCCAGATCCTCGTGGCCACCGACATCGCGGCGCGGGGGATCGACGTCAAAAATATCAGCCACGTGGTCAACTTCGACGTCCCTCGTTTTCCCGAAGACTACGTTCACCGCGTGGGCCGAACGGCGCGGGCCTACGGGGTGGGCGACGCCCTGATGTTCGTGGATCCCCAAGAGGAATCTTTTGTGAAGGGAATCGAGCGCTTTATCGCGATCGTTTTCCCACGGGCGACTCTTCCCGATTTTCAATACAATAAACCACCGAAACATGGGCCGCCGGGCTTTCACCGCCGCGCGCCCCAGGGTGAGATCGGCTGGTCTTTCCGAGGCCGCGCCTCCCAGGGACAGAAGGGTCGTTCGTCCCAGGGGCATGGGCAAAAAAACCGCTCGTCCCATGGCGGCCCGTCGTCCCATCGACAGGGACCCGCGGGAGGGAAGGACCGCCCTTCGTCACAAGCGCCTCAACGCCCGGTTCGTGTTCGAGGCGGTTTCCGATGGAAATAA
- a CDS encoding AAA family ATPase gives MTSDIRAINEKVKQESIFVEEVLGELNRVIVGQRALLERMLVGLLGHGHLLLEGVPGLAKTLAVRTLASAIEAQFQRIQFTPDLLPADVVGTLIYHPKDGQFTVRKGPVFTNLLLADEVNRAPAKVQSALLEAMQERQVTIGDATYPLPDPFLVLATQNPIEQEGTYPLPEAQVDRFMLKLKVTYPSREEEKTVMERMSQPHPPTARRVISLARIAQARQIVDEIYVDDKVKNYILDIVAATRKPEGRLERLKPLIRFGASPRATLALHKAAQGFAFLRGRGYVTPEDVKNIGPDVLRHRILLTYEAEAEEKTTDDVIQDIFNEVDVP, from the coding sequence ATGACCAGCGATATTCGCGCCATAAATGAGAAAGTGAAGCAGGAGAGCATTTTCGTAGAGGAAGTCTTAGGGGAGCTGAACCGCGTCATTGTGGGCCAACGGGCCCTGCTGGAACGCATGCTGGTGGGCCTTTTGGGGCATGGTCATTTGCTTTTGGAAGGCGTCCCGGGCTTGGCGAAGACCCTGGCCGTTCGAACCCTGGCCAGCGCCATCGAAGCCCAATTCCAGCGGATCCAGTTCACCCCCGACCTTCTGCCGGCGGACGTCGTCGGGACCTTGATCTATCATCCGAAAGATGGGCAGTTCACGGTCAGAAAGGGGCCTGTATTTACGAACCTGCTTTTGGCCGACGAAGTCAACCGGGCGCCAGCCAAGGTCCAGAGCGCTCTTCTGGAAGCCATGCAAGAACGCCAGGTCACCATCGGGGACGCCACTTACCCCCTGCCGGACCCCTTTCTGGTCCTCGCGACCCAAAATCCCATCGAACAAGAAGGAACGTACCCGCTCCCGGAGGCCCAGGTGGACCGTTTTATGCTGAAATTGAAGGTCACCTATCCCTCCCGGGAGGAGGAAAAGACGGTGATGGAGCGCATGAGCCAGCCCCATCCCCCCACGGCGCGGCGGGTCATCTCCCTGGCCCGAATCGCCCAGGCCCGGCAGATCGTCGATGAAATATATGTGGACGACAAAGTGAAGAACTACATTTTGGATATCGTGGCCGCCACCCGTAAACCCGAGGGGAGGCTGGAGCGGTTAAAGCCTTTGATCCGCTTCGGGGCCTCACCCCGGGCGACCCTGGCTTTGCATAAAGCGGCCCAAGGGTTCGCTTTTCTGCGGGGCCGCGGCTATGTGACCCCGGAAGACGTGAAGAACATCGGCCCGGACGTGCTTCGCCACCGCATCCTCCTGACCTACGAGGCGGAGGCCGAAGAGAAAACCACCGACGACGTGATCCAAGATATCTTTAACGAGGTGGATGTGCCCTAA
- a CDS encoding DUF58 domain-containing protein, with translation MEEKPRTPADVLKWVRKLEITARRLVNDTFAGQYSSTFKGRGMEFSEVREYMPGDDVRSIDWNVTARTGNPHIKKFVEERELTILFLVDASRSLHFGSRDQFKFELAAEVTAVLAFSALANNDKTGLILFSDRVEKFIPPRKSRGHILRLIREVLSFTPQHRGTSLKAALDFVSHVQRRRAVVFVLSDFMDTGYQKSLAIAQRRHDLITVPVEDGWEKKLPARGRWLLEDAETGGAKIVEAGSAGKDYVRSQAARRERLESEFRRAGVDSIFIETGRAYTPAFLRFFRERAKRMH, from the coding sequence GTGGAAGAAAAACCCCGGACACCGGCCGACGTCTTAAAGTGGGTGCGGAAATTGGAGATTACCGCGCGCCGGCTTGTGAACGATACCTTCGCCGGCCAGTATTCCAGCACCTTTAAGGGCCGGGGTATGGAGTTTTCCGAAGTGCGGGAATACATGCCCGGGGACGATGTGCGTTCCATCGACTGGAACGTGACCGCCCGCACCGGGAACCCCCACATTAAAAAGTTCGTGGAAGAACGCGAGCTCACGATCCTATTTTTAGTGGACGCGAGCCGGTCGCTCCATTTCGGTTCCCGCGATCAGTTCAAGTTCGAACTGGCGGCGGAGGTGACCGCCGTTTTGGCTTTCTCCGCCTTGGCCAACAACGACAAAACCGGATTGATCCTGTTTTCCGACCGCGTCGAAAAATTCATACCGCCCCGCAAATCCCGGGGCCATATCCTGCGGCTTATCCGCGAAGTGTTGAGCTTCACGCCCCAGCACCGGGGCACCTCTCTCAAGGCCGCGCTGGATTTTGTAAGCCACGTCCAACGCCGGCGGGCCGTGGTGTTCGTCCTGAGCGATTTTATGGATACCGGCTACCAAAAATCCCTGGCCATCGCCCAGCGGCGGCACGATTTGATCACCGTCCCCGTGGAGGACGGCTGGGAGAAGAAACTTCCCGCCCGGGGCCGATGGTTGTTGGAAGACGCCGAGACCGGCGGGGCGAAGATCGTGGAGGCCGGGAGCGCCGGGAAAGACTATGTTCGTTCCCAGGCGGCGCGGCGGGAACGGTTGGAAAGCGAATTCCGGCGCGCGGGGGTGGACTCCATCTTCATTGAAACCGGGCGGGCCTACACCCCCGCCTTCCTGCGGTTTTTCCGCGAGCGCGCCAAACGGATGCACTGA
- a CDS encoding VWA domain-containing protein, whose product MTFAHPRLLWWLCLIPLLAFYDYRWGFLARAKVTFSALSLLGRSPLGRPLDHELRSALRLGALALLIVALARPQEGQERREVTSPATDIALVLDISDSMRSLDFAPRNRFEAALDVLRQFIKDRPDDRLALVLFAKYAFTQCPLTLDHGALLGFLDNVHIGLIEEDRTAIGSAIAAAVSRLKGSEAKTKLIVLLTDGRNNSGDVDPVTAAKAAAAFGIKIYTVGAGAPGGGMIEVDDPNFGKRRVKLPENELDEATLLEVAQRTGGSYFRATDFESLKGIYQKIDQLEKTDVKVETYSDYKDEHVPFLVMAFFLIALENLLAMTLWRRVP is encoded by the coding sequence ATGACCTTTGCGCATCCGCGGCTCCTATGGTGGTTGTGTTTGATCCCTCTTTTGGCCTTTTACGATTATCGTTGGGGTTTCTTGGCGCGCGCCAAGGTGACCTTTTCAGCGCTGTCTTTGTTGGGGCGTTCGCCGCTCGGGAGGCCCCTGGATCACGAGCTTCGGTCGGCTTTGCGGTTAGGCGCACTGGCTCTCCTGATCGTCGCCTTGGCCCGACCCCAGGAGGGACAGGAGCGGCGGGAGGTGACTTCGCCGGCCACCGACATTGCCCTGGTTTTAGATATTTCCGACAGCATGCGGAGCCTTGACTTCGCGCCACGCAACCGGTTTGAAGCCGCTTTGGACGTGTTGCGTCAGTTCATCAAGGATCGCCCGGATGATCGGTTGGCCTTGGTTTTGTTCGCCAAATACGCCTTCACCCAATGCCCTCTCACCCTGGATCACGGGGCGTTGTTGGGTTTCTTGGACAACGTTCACATCGGGCTCATCGAGGAGGATCGGACCGCCATCGGGTCTGCCATTGCGGCCGCGGTGTCGCGATTGAAAGGAAGTGAGGCGAAAACGAAACTCATCGTTCTGTTGACGGACGGACGGAACAATTCCGGCGACGTGGACCCCGTCACCGCCGCCAAGGCGGCGGCCGCCTTCGGCATTAAAATTTATACCGTCGGCGCCGGGGCGCCCGGCGGGGGAATGATCGAAGTGGACGACCCCAACTTCGGGAAACGCCGGGTTAAGTTGCCGGAAAATGAATTGGATGAGGCGACCCTTCTCGAAGTGGCGCAACGGACCGGGGGCTCCTATTTCCGCGCGACAGATTTTGAAAGCCTGAAAGGCATCTATCAGAAAATCGATCAGCTGGAAAAAACCGACGTCAAAGTAGAAACCTACTCAGACTACAAAGACGAACACGTGCCCTTTTTGGTCATGGCTTTCTTTTTGATCGCCTTGGAAAACCTGTTGGCCATGACCCTCTGGAGGCGCGTGCCTTGA
- a CDS encoding VWA domain-containing protein: MSWTYVNAFYLLAVPLVLLVLTVAWFRWKSRLLAESGDATVLARLIDAKTPRQQGVKALFLLLGLVLLVLALAGPRWGQQFQEVHRRGVDVLIAMDVSSSMLAEDVKPNRLTQAKRELSTLIGLLEGDRVGLVAFAGTAFLQCPLTLDYGAARSLLDLLEPSLIPRPGTNLAAAITTCLDAFPKEAGKHRALVLLTDGEDHSGQLDMAIGRAAAEEVRIFTIGFGNATGEIIPLRDDNGNVTGYKKDKNGQTVLSKMDETALRNIAAKTKGAYFPASQGEVEVTKILEEIGRMEKKELDSRVYGQGENHYRWPLSLALVFLLLEFIWPEVRRHWTLVFRDLRAGRFLAGFLFLLLFLPGRSEALGRYPRSSELAPGVQSHPDDPEARFNLGHALYIEGSYAAAAEAYEKTAEAVADPRSKAAVLYDAGNAYYRQGKLDQAMEKYKQALRLNPADVDAKHNLELSKKLDKQQKEQQKKNGKPKDDKSDQKPQPKPGEMSKEDAQRLLEAMAQEEKSAKEKAGKQKPEPPTGEDW, from the coding sequence ATGAGTTGGACCTACGTCAACGCCTTTTATTTATTGGCGGTTCCGCTGGTTCTTTTGGTGTTGACGGTGGCTTGGTTTCGGTGGAAATCACGCCTCCTGGCCGAGTCGGGCGATGCGACGGTTTTAGCGCGCCTCATCGACGCCAAAACGCCCCGGCAACAGGGAGTGAAAGCGCTCTTCCTTCTTTTGGGTCTCGTCCTGCTTGTCTTGGCCCTGGCGGGCCCCCGGTGGGGCCAGCAGTTTCAAGAAGTCCACCGGCGCGGCGTGGATGTCTTGATCGCCATGGATGTCTCTTCCAGCATGTTGGCCGAGGACGTCAAACCCAACCGGCTGACCCAGGCGAAACGGGAACTGAGCACGTTGATCGGCCTTTTGGAAGGGGACCGCGTGGGGTTGGTGGCTTTCGCGGGAACGGCCTTTTTGCAATGTCCGCTCACCTTGGATTATGGCGCGGCGCGCTCTTTGCTGGACCTTTTGGAGCCGAGCCTTATTCCCCGGCCCGGGACCAATTTGGCGGCCGCGATAACGACCTGCTTGGACGCTTTCCCCAAAGAGGCGGGAAAACACCGGGCCCTTGTGTTGTTAACAGATGGGGAAGACCATTCGGGTCAACTCGATATGGCGATCGGACGCGCCGCCGCGGAGGAGGTTCGGATTTTCACCATCGGATTTGGGAACGCCACGGGCGAAATCATTCCCTTGCGCGACGACAACGGAAATGTGACGGGTTACAAGAAAGACAAAAACGGACAAACGGTTCTCTCTAAAATGGACGAGACCGCTCTCCGGAACATCGCGGCGAAAACGAAAGGGGCCTATTTCCCGGCGTCCCAGGGAGAGGTGGAAGTGACGAAGATTTTGGAAGAAATCGGTCGTATGGAAAAGAAAGAATTGGACAGCCGTGTCTACGGTCAGGGGGAGAACCATTACCGATGGCCCCTGTCGTTGGCCCTGGTGTTTTTGTTGTTGGAATTTATCTGGCCCGAAGTTCGGCGTCATTGGACCTTGGTCTTTCGGGACCTGCGGGCTGGACGGTTTCTCGCGGGATTCCTTTTTTTGCTCCTATTTTTGCCCGGCCGGTCGGAGGCACTGGGGCGTTATCCTCGGTCCAGCGAACTGGCTCCGGGGGTTCAAAGCCATCCCGATGATCCCGAAGCCCGATTCAATTTAGGCCACGCCCTTTACATCGAAGGGAGCTACGCGGCCGCGGCGGAAGCCTACGAAAAAACCGCCGAAGCCGTGGCGGATCCTCGCTCGAAAGCCGCCGTTCTTTATGACGCGGGGAACGCCTATTACCGTCAAGGGAAATTGGATCAAGCCATGGAGAAATACAAACAAGCCCTACGCCTAAACCCGGCGGACGTGGACGCGAAGCACAACCTGGAACTTTCCAAGAAATTGGACAAACAGCAAAAGGAGCAACAAAAAAAGAACGGGAAGCCAAAGGACGACAAGTCCGATCAAAAACCTCAGCCCAAACCGGGTGAGATGTCCAAAGAAGACGCCCAGCGGTTGTTGGAGGCCATGGCCCAGGAAGAAAAGTCAGCCAAGGAAAAGGCGGGAAAACAAAAACCTGAACCGCCGACCGGGGAAGACTGGTAA
- a CDS encoding protein BatD yields MRRILLFVAMLSSVARAGDLSLSAEVDRTTLTMNDTLTLQLTLSGGRGGGAQPQLPAIPGFRATFAGQSQNINYMNGHVSSQVKFTFALAPLSPGEHVIPAISMTVNGHPLSTQPIPVTVLSGAAPDPAGGAVRQDRVANGGRTLFVTTSLDKTVATVGEQRTLLFRFYSRAPLLSQPRYQPPDTTGFMSEDLPPQRRCIATVQGVRYQVIELATALFPTSSGKFTIGPAALECNVQDFQDPLGDGFFQNFFNQGKTVTLRSDPILVTVRPVPEEGRPASFRGDVGNFRISATFDKNSAQVHDPLTLTVTISGEGNVKSLAQPPLPVTKEFKTYETLSSLNIDKKDGRLQGSKVFTTVMKPEVSGDLTFPVLSLSFFDPQANAFRTVSTKPLTLRVSPADPAAAPGPGVSFTSGGEGLKEIGRDIRFIKTHGALEPQGLPIQERPWFPYAEVLPGLVFVALWSGRIFGRVGKRRFSPSAGRKALREIKKAQGKEPSTTAALHRIFFDYLAAKVGGNAQGLTPESVAVGLANLGYTPQTLKSVADLWEEFDHARYTPALSPQASSFGVRLAELIRSMETK; encoded by the coding sequence ATGAGAAGAATCCTATTGTTCGTGGCGATGCTTTCCTCCGTGGCCCGGGCCGGCGACCTCTCCTTGAGCGCGGAGGTGGACCGAACCACCCTCACCATGAACGACACGTTGACCTTGCAACTGACTTTGTCGGGAGGACGCGGGGGGGGCGCGCAACCCCAACTCCCCGCTATCCCGGGTTTTCGGGCCACCTTCGCGGGCCAAAGTCAAAACATCAATTACATGAACGGCCACGTGTCGAGCCAAGTGAAATTCACCTTTGCCCTGGCCCCCCTCTCCCCCGGCGAGCACGTGATCCCGGCGATTTCCATGACGGTGAACGGCCATCCTCTCTCCACACAACCCATCCCGGTGACCGTTCTCTCCGGCGCGGCGCCGGACCCGGCGGGGGGCGCGGTCCGGCAAGACCGGGTCGCCAACGGGGGCCGGACCCTTTTCGTGACCACCTCTTTGGACAAAACCGTCGCCACGGTGGGCGAGCAACGTACTCTTTTGTTCCGATTCTACAGTCGGGCGCCGCTCCTCTCCCAGCCACGCTATCAGCCGCCGGACACGACGGGTTTTATGAGCGAGGATCTTCCGCCCCAGCGGCGATGCATCGCTACTGTCCAGGGGGTACGTTACCAGGTGATCGAGTTGGCCACGGCGCTCTTTCCCACCAGCTCCGGGAAATTCACCATTGGTCCCGCGGCGTTGGAGTGCAATGTCCAAGACTTCCAGGATCCTCTCGGGGACGGCTTTTTTCAAAACTTTTTCAATCAAGGCAAAACCGTTACTCTTCGAAGCGATCCGATTCTCGTCACGGTTCGGCCGGTGCCGGAGGAAGGTCGGCCTGCCTCCTTTCGGGGCGACGTGGGGAATTTCCGGATCTCCGCCACCTTCGACAAAAACTCCGCGCAGGTGCATGATCCCCTCACGCTCACCGTCACCATCTCCGGCGAAGGGAACGTTAAATCCCTGGCGCAACCGCCGCTTCCTGTGACGAAGGAATTCAAAACCTATGAAACCCTTTCCAGTCTGAACATCGACAAAAAGGATGGGCGTCTTCAGGGGTCCAAAGTGTTTACCACGGTCATGAAACCGGAAGTGTCGGGGGATTTAACGTTCCCGGTGCTTTCTCTCTCCTTCTTTGATCCCCAGGCGAACGCCTTCAGAACGGTCTCTACCAAACCGTTGACCCTCCGGGTCTCGCCCGCCGACCCCGCCGCCGCGCCCGGGCCGGGCGTTTCTTTCACATCCGGTGGAGAAGGATTGAAGGAAATCGGCCGGGACATTCGTTTTATCAAAACCCATGGGGCCTTGGAGCCCCAGGGATTACCTATTCAAGAGCGGCCCTGGTTTCCCTACGCGGAGGTCTTGCCTGGATTGGTTTTTGTGGCCCTTTGGTCGGGGCGCATTTTTGGCCGCGTGGGAAAAAGGCGCTTTTCCCCGTCCGCGGGACGAAAGGCTTTGCGTGAAATCAAAAAAGCCCAGGGGAAAGAACCCTCAACGACGGCCGCCCTCCACCGGATATTTTTCGATTACCTGGCCGCCAAGGTCGGTGGGAACGCCCAAGGGCTGACCCCTGAATCGGTGGCGGTCGGTTTGGCCAACTTGGGGTATACTCCCCAAACCCTCAAATCCGTGGCGGACCTGTGGGAAGAATTTGACCACGCCCGTTACACACCCGCTCTTTCACCCCAGGCATCGTCTTTTGGGGTTCGGTTGGCGGAGCTTATTCGCTCCATGGAGACCAAATGA
- a CDS encoding tetratricopeptide repeat protein — MIGRRYFFLFCLVLSAGVYGAGQEAFEQANKAYQQGDFAAARESYEHLTGAGIGGVTLCYNLGNAYYRLGKMGQARLWYERALEASPRDEDARYNRDLVRERVGETEGTNDGFKELSGALWVAASVANLLFFVLLSLGLYRETEWVWWGRWFTGILFAILLSAVIAAQRQASVRWGVITVERAEARTGPSAQDQVGFVAPEGHRVVLLDNLNDWIQIGVPAKGLKGWVLSAEVEPVRRPLSSFH; from the coding sequence ATGATCGGACGGCGTTACTTTTTTCTCTTTTGTCTGGTTCTTTCCGCTGGGGTTTATGGGGCGGGGCAGGAAGCTTTTGAACAAGCGAACAAAGCCTACCAACAGGGAGATTTTGCCGCGGCACGGGAGAGTTATGAGCATTTAACCGGCGCGGGGATTGGCGGGGTCACTCTGTGTTACAATTTAGGGAACGCTTACTACCGCTTGGGGAAAATGGGTCAGGCTCGGCTGTGGTATGAACGGGCCCTGGAAGCATCGCCGCGGGACGAGGACGCCCGGTACAATCGAGACCTGGTGCGGGAACGGGTGGGGGAGACCGAGGGGACGAACGACGGTTTTAAAGAACTTTCCGGCGCGCTGTGGGTGGCGGCCAGCGTAGCCAACCTCTTGTTTTTCGTTTTGCTCTCCCTGGGACTTTACCGCGAAACCGAATGGGTTTGGTGGGGACGATGGTTCACGGGCATCCTGTTTGCCATTCTTTTGTCCGCGGTGATCGCGGCCCAACGCCAAGCGTCGGTTCGATGGGGCGTTATCACGGTCGAACGCGCCGAGGCCCGCACGGGGCCCAGCGCCCAGGACCAAGTGGGTTTTGTGGCTCCCGAAGGCCACCGGGTGGTTCTCCTCGACAACCTCAACGATTGGATCCAAATCGGCGTCCCGGCTAAAGGGCTTAAAGGCTGGGTCCTGAGCGCCGAGGTAGAACCGGTTCGACGGCCGCTTTCGTCATTCCATTAA
- a CDS encoding potassium/proton antiporter: protein MLAGVDGPGGFDFDNAVIAQAVGVMALVCILFAGGLDTDWLSTRPVLGEGFSLATGGVVLTAAVMAAGSVWVLNFSWKEGFLLGAIVSSTDAAGVFAILRSQRTSLKNRLRPLLELESGSNDPMAVFLTVLMISLLEGKGGGWTEWVLSFARQMSLGVVCGIGFARGALFLLNRLKLEFEGLYPVLTLALVLLGYGFCSFLGGNGFLAAYVMGLTMGRTPFSHRRTIQRFQDGVAWLMQIAMFLALGLLVYPTQLVPVAGKGLFLAGLLIFVARPFSVFILLSFSRLGIRERLMVAWVGLRGAAPIVLALFPLLAGLPNAQTLFHLVFFIVLASVLLQGTSIPWMARKLKVDEPLAPKRRYPLEFDPMDGTDADLVDYFVPYGEGVAGRTLVGLKMPKDSLVVLINRNERFFIPTGDTVLEEGDVLQVLVNANNLPAVRKILTGQA, encoded by the coding sequence ATGTTAGCGGGAGTGGACGGGCCGGGAGGGTTTGACTTCGACAACGCGGTCATCGCGCAAGCCGTCGGGGTCATGGCTCTGGTTTGCATTCTCTTTGCCGGCGGTTTAGACACGGATTGGCTCTCCACCCGCCCGGTGCTCGGGGAAGGGTTTTCTTTGGCCACGGGGGGCGTGGTGCTGACCGCGGCAGTCATGGCCGCAGGATCTGTTTGGGTTTTGAATTTCTCTTGGAAAGAGGGATTTCTGCTGGGGGCCATCGTTTCGTCCACGGACGCGGCCGGTGTGTTCGCCATTCTTCGCTCCCAGCGAACCAGTTTAAAAAATCGTCTCCGTCCGCTCCTGGAATTGGAATCCGGTTCCAACGACCCCATGGCGGTGTTTTTAACGGTCTTGATGATCAGCCTGCTGGAAGGAAAAGGCGGGGGGTGGACGGAGTGGGTTCTCAGTTTTGCCAGGCAAATGTCGTTGGGGGTGGTGTGCGGGATCGGCTTTGCCCGCGGGGCGCTCTTTCTTCTAAACCGGCTGAAGCTGGAATTCGAGGGGCTCTACCCCGTGCTCACGTTGGCGTTGGTCCTTTTAGGCTACGGCTTCTGTTCTTTTCTGGGAGGCAACGGATTTCTCGCGGCCTATGTCATGGGACTCACCATGGGGCGGACCCCTTTCAGCCATCGAAGGACGATCCAACGGTTTCAAGACGGTGTGGCCTGGCTCATGCAAATAGCCATGTTCCTCGCGCTCGGCCTATTGGTTTACCCCACTCAATTGGTCCCCGTCGCCGGGAAAGGTCTTTTTCTAGCGGGACTTCTCATTTTCGTCGCGCGTCCCTTTTCGGTTTTTATCCTATTGTCTTTTTCCCGGCTGGGAATTCGCGAACGGCTCATGGTGGCGTGGGTGGGTCTCCGGGGGGCGGCGCCCATTGTCCTGGCCTTATTTCCCCTGTTGGCCGGCTTGCCCAACGCCCAAACGCTTTTCCACCTGGTTTTCTTCATTGTCCTGGCGTCCGTTCTTTTGCAAGGCACCTCCATCCCCTGGATGGCCCGAAAACTCAAGGTGGACGAACCCCTGGCCCCCAAACGCCGCTACCCTCTGGAATTCGACCCCATGGACGGGACCGACGCGGACCTGGTGGATTATTTTGTCCCTTACGGGGAAGGCGTGGCGGGCAGAACGCTTGTGGGACTCAAAATGCCCAAAGACAGCCTGGTGGTTTTGATCAACCGGAACGAACGATTCTTCATCCCCACCGGTGACACCGTCTTAGAAGAAGGAGACGTTCTTCAAGTCTTGGTCAACGCCAACAACCTCCCCGCCGTCCGTAAAATACTTACAGGCCAGGCGTAA